Within Macaca nemestrina isolate mMacNem1 chromosome X, mMacNem.hap1, whole genome shotgun sequence, the genomic segment ACCTTGAAAGTGTAAAGCTGTTTTCCATGATTTTGCTAGAAAATGATGTTGAAAGAGAAATCATTTGAACAAATTTGTTTAGTGAAACTTTGTGAGCCCATGGACAAGTAAAAGCTGTTCCCTCTGAGAACGTAACATCTGTCCTTTGAAAATTTGTCCAGGAATAAGCAGGACAAGAcatagtttataattttttattgggaGAAAGttggtttaaataatttaaaaaaatgaagtcacagcattaaattatctttatgtttataaatttatttaatttccaagacTTATGTGTTCATCTCAATCCTTGACATACTCATCTGCCAGACACAAAAAATAGTGGTCTATTTAAGAGGCCTTAATGAACAACAACATTTTTGAAATATGCTATATGAGTACAAATATTTCCAGAGCAAAGAGGGAAAACTGTTGAATGGGTAGACACAATCAAATTCCAAGCATTTATCTGATTTACAAAAGTAcatctactttttgtttttcactaaatGAATACAACCACTTTTAATATATATGGGGGGGGGGAGCTGTGTGCGtatttcaacacacacacacgcaatacAGAAATATTTCATAGTGGCAAATTTTTAGTGCACTGCCAAAGTGCTACAATAACTGTCATCCACAGACATCCACATGCAAACACTACTGGACTAGTACACTAGAGCAAATAAGAGAGTATTGGCAAAACTCTCtggcaaaaactttttaaattggaAGTAATGAAACAGAAATCCACTTCTAATTTGAAGGGTATAGAAAATAATCTTCATCATTTTAATCACATATACACATAGTATTATCTAAGCTCAGAAAATAACTTCTTCCTGTATGCACAGAACTCCAATgtacactcagtaaatgttagcgtTCGAAGAAAATGTGCCATGAGGAGAATGTCTGAGGGATAACGCAGGAAAAAGATATATCCATTAAAAAAGAGGACAGAAAGGCGTGGCAAGGATGGGAATGtgcaggaaagggaagggagagggaagaaagtaAACTGACCATAAAAGAAACCAATTCAAATGGAAAACAGCAACTAACCTTGACACAGGAATGAATCATGAAGGCTGGACGGGTAGACTGGGAGGGGTAAAGAGAATGTGTCTTCTTTGTTTTAAGCTATATATAGAATTGTCAGATTTAGCCAAAGCCTAGTTGGAATGGGAGTTGGCTAAATTACATGAAACACAGACATTGCCAAAACTACTTCACAACGTTGTTCTGAACAACGAGACACAAGTTGTGAAGATGTTCCCCAAATTGCAAAATGCTACACTAATGTAAGACAGACAGTTTACACAATATTCCAGTTCAATCTTTCCTTTCAACTCTGGGAAATTCCAAGTGCAAACAATTTGATCTACAgagcacagaaagaaagaaacctccaCTGCTCCATTATTAGATTTTCAGGGAACAGCAGGCTTCACAGTCACAGAGAAGCCTGACTTTCAAAGCAGAGCAAAGATGGTGACAAATTGATCAAATGGAGAGATATGCTGTTATGCATGTGGGAATTGATCAAATGCAGAGATATGCTGTTCTGCATGTGGGCAATGTCTCCACTCATGGTATTACCCACAGCAATTCTTAGAGGGAAAATTATTCAGTAGAGGGAAGAGGGAATAAACAGATTCCCTTGACTACTTCACCCTGAACTTCATAAAGCTCTTTTGTCTGCACATGAATAAGATTAAAATACTCCAATTATTATAAAAGGACTGAGAATAAAAATGGTACAAATTCACTAAAATATGCCAAAACACAGAGTATTTTTTCTTAATGCaagaaacaggaagagaagaaaatttaacAGTGTGTCAGGTATGTGTGTGCATTGCTATAATCAGTTAAAAgctagaaaactgaggcttaataACTAATTTATTCAAGGCCACTTAACCAACACCACAGAGCCAAAATTTAGCCCTGGGTCTGTTTCATGTCAAAGTCCTAGCTGGCAATTTCCACAAAACTGCCTTCCATCATCAAAAGAAGTCAGGAAGATAAACAGTGAGAACAGCCAACACATTTTTTTGCTATCTGTTTTTTCCTGTTAGTTCTATgactatttaagaaaatattttggtatTGAATAATATTTCTATTACATAGCATTTCCTCCTTTGCTAATGATTAGTAACTCTACAAAGATGATTCATTATATCAGAAGCATCATGAATTAATGCATTTATCTGCAGCAGCTGCTAATAccacaaaagagagaaaaccacAGATTATGCACCACCTACTAAATGAACACAACATAACCTATGAAACATTCATGCCAAAAGCCATGTTTCAATCTTATCAAGTCTCTAGACATAACTAGCAAATTAAAGAAACAGAGGATAGAGGAAAGCAAACATTACCATAGGGATGTAATTAGCAAAACTTAAATCGTAGCAAATGCTACATGTGAAACAACCTCATTTCATAAACAAAATcgcaaggaaaaaaacaaagatgaaggGGAAACATATGGATTAAGAAGACACTTAGGAGATTTACGTGATTctactaattaaaaataataaaacaagtagCATTTATGAGGCAATTGAAAGTTTGAACTCTCACTGGATATTTACTGATATTAAAGAATTACTGTAAATACCACTTGTGATAATggaattatcattttttttccatatcaGCCCACAGCTTTCAgagatatataaataatatttatggatAAAATGATCAGATGTCTGCTATTTGTTACAAAATAATACTAGAACATGGGGAGTGAGTGAGGCTAAGTTTAAAAAGACTGTTCATGGATTCATAATTGCTGAAGTGGAGTGAAAAGTACATGGATGTTCATCATAATATGATGTAACATTATGTACGTTTGCCAAAAAAAGACCATGTGAGGGGTGGGAgggcagttaaaaaaaaaaaacaaaaagacataccACATCACTGAAAAAGTTCTCATATTTTTCAAGGAAATAAATCTATTATCAAGGAATCACAGAGCAGAAAGACCTTAAAAGCAATCTATTCAAACCACCTcaatttataaataaggaaattaaggctcagataggttaagtgacttgctcagggtcacacaacTTATCAGTTCCAGACTCGAGATCAGAATTTAGATCTCCAAACTTGTAGTCCAGGGCTGTGCTCTTTTtgcaaaccaaaaagaaatgacTGCACTTAGACATTTAGTCCAGAACATCCTCAAAATTGACTGTAATAAAAGTAAGCCACATGGCAAGGAATGAATAGAGTTGGTTCATACCAAAAATGAGCTGCCAGTCACAGTGATAAGATCTGTTTCTTTCTGAGAACCGTGGTTTCCTGCTACGTTGGGGAATCCAAACTGGGTTTCTCCCTCCTGTCCAAAGAAGTCAGAGTCAGGATGTACGTTCCACTCCGCTTTGGTTGGTGTCAGTAGTTCTGAGACACTGTTTTCACAAAGGGTGCTTGAAGGAGTCAGAGCATCTGTGTCCACTGTTAGCTTACTGCTGGGTGTCAAAGCCTGGGGCTCTGGACTGGAGTTTTTCATGGCCAAAGAGCCCAGAGATCCCAATGGCCCCACACTTACACTTGAGACCTCATCCATATCTAAGGGGCTCTGCTGAAAACCAGTGGCCGCCATTCCGAAAAAGAGAGAGGTATCCAGACTTTGAGGAGGGTCGCTGGTGGCCATCAAGGCCGGAGGGTCCACAGCCTGCCCTACGGAATTACTATTAGCAGGGAGGTGCCCTGCCAGAGTCGAGCTCACAGAAGCCACATCAATAGTCAAGATTCCAGAGTTCACCAATGCTGTGTCCAGCACTGCAGCAGAAGTACTGTCAGGAATATCAGAGAAGAGAGACACAATCTCTGCATCACTGAGATCATTCTGTCTCTGGCTGGTAAGTTCACTGCTGGGTGTAAGAGAATTTGCTGCTTCTAGCTGAGCTAAGAGATCCTGGCCCACCTTGTGCCTTTTGGTCATGTGCGTCTTCATGCTGTGCTTGGATGTGAAGAGTTTATTACAAGTGGAGATGGGGCAACGGCTTTTCCAAGTGTCCACATCCTGCAGGTGTTTCTTGGAGTGAATGTAGAGGCTACTGCGAGCAGAGAACCTGGCACAGCAGCCTTCCACAGGACACACGAAAGGCTTTGTACCCAGGTGGGTTATGCTGTGGCCTTTCAAATGTTCAGCCCTCGTGAAAGATTTCCCACAGCCTTCCACGGGGCACATGAACCTCCGGTCATCGTCGTGCTTCCTTTTGTGCCTTAAGAGTTTGGACATGCTGGTGAAGTTCCAGCCACAGCCATCAAAGTCACAAAGGAAAGGTCTCTCGCCGGTGTGACTCCGCAGGTGAATTTTCAACCTACAAGCCTTGTCATATTGCTTGCTGCAGCCAGGAAAAGAGCAGGAAAACAGTTCCTGTTCCCTGAAATGGGCGCGGTTATGGGAAAAGAGAGCACTCACTGTGATAAATGTCTTCTTGCAGCCAGAAAATGCGCACTGGTAAGGCCTCTCGGGTTCGAAGTGGCTGCGCTGGTGGGCGCTGAGTTTGGCCTGCGTGGGGAAGCTCTCCTCGCACACCTCGCATTTGAATGAGTTCTCCTGCTCATGGCCCTTCATGTGCGCCTTGAGGTTGTACACGGTGGTGAAGCTCTTGCCACAGCCCTCCGCTGGGCAGCCAAAAGGCCGCAGTTTGTCGTGAGACTGCAGGTGCCTCTTGAGCTTGTAAGAGGTGGTGAAGGTCCAGCCACAGCCACCCAGGGGGCATTTGAAGGGCCTCTGGCCCTGGCTGCTGCTGTGCGTCAGCAGGTGCACCTTCAGCTGGTGCTTCTTGGCGAAGGATTGCCCGCACTGCGCCTCGGGGCACAGGTACAGCACCATGCCTGGGCCCGAGCCCAGCGGTCCGCGGGGGCCCAGGGCGGCGGCCGGGCCCTCCACCTCCTCTTCGGGCGCCGGAGCAGGCGCGGGTTCGGCCTGCTCGGCTAGCAGGAGGTCTGGCGGCAGTTCTGGGCAATCACCCGGCTGCGCGGCATGCGGGAACCCGGCTTGCGGGGCGATCAGACACCCGGGCTGCTGGGCAGGAGCGGCCCCTTGCTCCCAGGAGTGTGATGGGGGCGTGGCCAGGGTGAGGACGCCGTTCTCAAAGCGCAACAGCAGGTCCTGGTTGTGGATAGTGACTGTGCCGGTGAAGGCCGCGGCGGGGCCGGGGGCGGAGATCGGGGCCTGAGTGGGAACCGCTGACAGGCAGCGGGGGCCTAGGGCAGTTCGCCCCGCGGAGTTCGCGCCGCTCTCGCCCCCCTGGAACCCCgggccctcctcggcctcctcccTCAACACAGGCCCTGTGGCCTGACCCGAGCCCACTGTCTCCACGTCGCCACCCACCGGGTCAAGCAGCACCAGGAAGAAGTCGTCGCCGCCGCCGCTAGGTTGATCGGGCCTCGGCGCCAACAGGCTTGGGCCAGGGCCCCGTGATGCCGTGCCGGCCTCCTCGCACCGCCGCCCGGGCCCGCCATCTTGGGGGCCCCGGAGCAGCAGGAGGCGGCGCGTGGGGACCTGACCAGCCGGCGGGTCAGGGCCTCGGTGGACCCGGCCGCCACCCGCGGGGATACCGCCGTGGCCGCCCTGTAGTGTCCCGCGAGCCGGGAGCAGCTTCGGGATTTCCATCTCTGTGTCCCAGAGGCTCGGCTGGAACCGGAGCCGAGGAGGAGGCGCGACCCCGCCCCCTGCCGCGGGCCTGAACACGTTcctgaaaggggaaaaaaaaaatgtgcaatgCGCAGAAACTGGCCCTATCAGATATTAAAACGTATTTAACGCCACAGTGATTTAAATATTCTGGTACTGGGTctctggaacagaatagaaagcccagaggTAGAGTCTGGTATGCATAAATACGTTCTACGGTTAATATACGTAAGTAATTAAGGAGGTCTTCTGAGGTGATGGGGAAATGACGACAGCTTGTTCAGTAATGCTGTGGAACACCTAGGCTTCTATCCGCTATAAGCAATTTTAATCCGTGACTCATTGTATATACCCAAATAaacacccccagcccctcccagtgTTAGACATGTTGCTTCGTACTTTTTGTGTGTTAAAATTTGTTTGCTGGCTGGCTGACTGGCTGGACTGATGGATGAAAGACAATTCCTGAGAGAATAAACTGTCTCTGTGTCAGCAGTAAACCACCATAGTGCTGGCATTTCTTCTGAAAGTGTccttccccctcccacctccccgcGGGACAACTTCCATACTCACAATTGTCTTGAGCAAAGTCTTCGGTACAATTTACCGCATAGTTCAATTTTTGTCTTGCTGATACAGAGATTAGAATGAGTGAGAGATGCGGCCGAAACAGATTAGCAGTGTTCAACCTAGAAATGCAAAATCTGGAGGATGAAACAATTTAtattgaaatctggaaaaaaacccAACCTTCTCCTGGCTTCTCCCTATACAGTGTACAACCTAAACCAACTCTTTGCCCTTCCAGCATCGGTTGTACCATGATAAATTTCCTGTCCACTCTCACAGTACAATGAGGGCATTCATTCCTCAGTGTGCTCTGCCTTCTCCAGCACATGGAGGTCTCTGGGCAGGAGTCTGAGTTAAATGTGTTTAGGTTAAACCCTCAGTCACTGCAATGGATTCTGTCAAGTAAAAGGCACAGACAATCTTGTCCAATCAACCTGGTGTACCTACTCGTATTTAAGTGTGGTGGCCCAGTCTTGCTGGGCCTGTGGTGCCTAATGATCTTATTAATGATGATGACAATCCTCCAATTTGTCTGTCACGACTGAGTTGGGAATTGACACAAATATAGGGTGAAATATCTGAGATGAGAAAGCTTAGAGTAATGACTAGattggtggtggtggcagggggATGGGTGTAACCTGTTGTTTAAATACTCCCAGCTCTCTCGCCCTCTTTTAATGACAGTGAACACTTGGTCTCTTGAAAATCAAGTTTTTCATCCATAAGTATTTGAACCTCATCAACATTTCTACTCCACATACTTTTCTTTCTATTACTTTTTCTGGAGGAAGCATTTTTCAAATCTGAGATATAGAAGAGTgcataaaatatatctatatggTTTAGATTTTACAAAAGCAGACACCTATGTAACCAGGACCAAGGTCAAGCAATAGACCACTGCCAGCCTTCCAGAATACAGCTGCTGTACTCCTCCCAATCACAACCGACACTCTCCTATATGGATATAGTCATTGCCCTGACTTTGTAATAATCATTTCACTGCTTTCCTTTATAGCTTTATCACTTTTGTATGCATCCCTAAACAATAGAGTTGATACAAAgttgtataaatggaataatatggCATGTTTCCTTTTATAACTTGTTTCTTTCACTCTATATTATACTTAAGAGACTCTTCCATGTTGTTCATAATAGCTATAAGTAAGTAGATCCTTTGTCTCCATCGTTGACTGTTGTTCCAGCATATGCTTATAGCAAAGTGATTATGGTATGATTATACCACTCCATTCTACAGCAGATGGACATTAGGATTGCTTCTACTTTTCAGTGATTATTATGAACATTCTTGCACATTTCTCATGGGACACATGTGTAAAAATCTCTCTAGGGTATATATCCAAGAATAGAATCACAGGGCCATAGGGTATGGATATCCTGAGCTTTACTAGATGATGCCAAATTGTTCTCTGTAGTGAATGGGCCAGCTGTCAATCCCACCAGCAGCATGGAGAGTCCCTACTGCTCCACATCTTCACCTACACCAAGTATTGCCAGAATTTAAATTTTGCCAATCTACTGGTGGGCAATATCCAAATAACTATTAAGCTTTAGCACATTTTCGTGTTTAGCACAAAACGAAAAGCTTTAGCACAAAACGCCTTTTGGAGTTTCTACTCCGAAGAAGGCCTGTTCAAATTTACCTCTTTTAACCCATGTTTCTATTCTATTGTTCATCTAGTACTTACTGACTTAATAAgcctgttaaatattttaaatattagtcCATTCCTGTGCCCAAAATATTCCCTTGTTCTGTTTGTATTTCCCATTGCTTTGTGCTATGTTTTGTGAACAGATGATCTTAATTATAATATAGTCAAATTCATCATTCTTTTCCTGATGGTTAGTgcgtttttgttttaagaaatctgttttaagaaatcttttctgttttaagaaaCCCTGGGCCAGGAAAGCattctctatattttcttctaaaatgtgtATGCTATTGCCCTTCACAGTGAGGTCTTAATCCACCTGCAATTGATGTTTTTGTATTGTGTTGAGTGGGgttgcatttgtttatttattcattcatttgaatatccagttttctcagtgaACCACTTATTGAAAAGTCTGCCTTTTGCCAACTGGTTTACAGTGCCAAAAATCAAGTATCTACCCATACGTGGTCTAGTTCCTATACTCGCTATTAAGTGCTTGGCCCTATTTGTCTGTTTGAAATACCACACTGTCTCAATTACTACA encodes:
- the LOC105463871 gene encoding zinc finger X-linked protein ZXDB, producing the protein MEIPKLLPARGTLQGGHGGIPAGGGRVHRGPDPPAGQVPTRRLLLLRGPQDGGPGRRCEEAGTASRGPGPSLLAPRPDQPSGGGDDFFLVLLDPVGGDVETVGSGQATGPVLREEAEEGPGFQGGESGANSAGRTALGPRCLSAVPTQAPISAPGPAAAFTGTVTIHNQDLLLRFENGVLTLATPPSHSWEQGAAPAQQPGCLIAPQAGFPHAAQPGDCPELPPDLLLAEQAEPAPAPAPEEEVEGPAAALGPRGPLGSGPGMVLYLCPEAQCGQSFAKKHQLKVHLLTHSSSQGQRPFKCPLGGCGWTFTTSYKLKRHLQSHDKLRPFGCPAEGCGKSFTTVYNLKAHMKGHEQENSFKCEVCEESFPTQAKLSAHQRSHFEPERPYQCAFSGCKKTFITVSALFSHNRAHFREQELFSCSFPGCSKQYDKACRLKIHLRSHTGERPFLCDFDGCGWNFTSMSKLLRHKRKHDDDRRFMCPVEGCGKSFTRAEHLKGHSITHLGTKPFVCPVEGCCARFSARSSLYIHSKKHLQDVDTWKSRCPISTCNKLFTSKHSMKTHMTKRHKVGQDLLAQLEAANSLTPSSELTSQRQNDLSDAEIVSLFSDIPDSTSAAVLDTALVNSGILTIDVASVSSTLAGHLPANSNSVGQAVDPPALMATSDPPQSLDTSLFFGMAATGFQQSPLDMDEVSSVSVGPLGSLGSLAMKNSSPEPQALTPSSKLTVDTDALTPSSTLCENSVSELLTPTKAEWNVHPDSDFFGQEGETQFGFPNVAGNHGSQKETDLITVTGSSFLV